The following proteins are co-located in the Micromonospora coriariae genome:
- a CDS encoding glycosyltransferase encodes MIVLFALLLVVAALTGHTWVNASRWLRRPTDRPDEVGEPVAVLLPLRDEAARVAGCLRALLAQRGVPGLRVVILDDGSTDGTADVVRAVAGDDPRVTLLTGVAPPPGWLGKPHACWQLATRADPAATALVFVDADVVLAPHAVAAAVTELRAARATLLSPYPRIVVTTAADRLVQPLLQWLWLTFLPLRAMERSPRPSLAAAGGQFLVLDRAGYTAAGGHAAVADKILEDVELARAVKRAGGRIALADGSRLATCRMYDDWRQLRDGYSKSLWASFGHPGAGAAVVALLLLLYTAPPLVTVAALVAGAPGVAAAGLAGYLLGVAGRVLTARATGGRWWPDALAHPVSVVVLGWLTSRSYHLRKQRRLTWRGRPVS; translated from the coding sequence ATGATCGTCCTGTTCGCCCTGCTGCTCGTCGTCGCCGCGCTGACCGGGCACACCTGGGTCAACGCCTCGCGCTGGCTGCGCCGGCCCACCGACCGACCGGACGAGGTCGGCGAGCCGGTGGCCGTGCTGCTGCCGCTGCGGGACGAGGCCGCCCGGGTCGCCGGATGCCTGCGCGCTCTGCTCGCCCAGCGCGGTGTGCCCGGGCTCCGCGTCGTGATCCTCGACGACGGGTCCACCGACGGCACCGCCGACGTGGTCCGCGCGGTGGCCGGCGACGATCCCCGGGTCACCCTGCTCACCGGGGTCGCCCCGCCGCCGGGCTGGCTGGGCAAACCGCACGCCTGCTGGCAGCTGGCCACCCGGGCCGACCCGGCGGCCACCGCTCTGGTCTTCGTCGACGCCGACGTGGTGCTCGCCCCGCACGCCGTGGCGGCGGCCGTCACCGAGCTGCGTGCCGCCCGCGCGACGCTGCTGTCGCCGTACCCCCGGATCGTGGTGACGACGGCGGCCGACCGGCTGGTGCAGCCGCTGTTGCAGTGGCTCTGGCTGACCTTCCTGCCGCTGCGCGCGATGGAGCGTTCGCCGCGGCCGTCGCTGGCCGCGGCGGGCGGGCAGTTCCTGGTGCTGGACCGGGCCGGCTACACCGCCGCCGGCGGGCACGCCGCGGTCGCCGACAAGATCCTGGAGGACGTCGAGCTCGCCCGGGCGGTCAAGCGGGCCGGTGGGCGGATCGCCCTGGCCGACGGCTCCCGGCTGGCCACGTGTCGGATGTACGACGACTGGCGGCAGCTGCGCGACGGGTACTCGAAGTCGCTCTGGGCGTCGTTCGGGCACCCGGGCGCGGGGGCCGCCGTGGTGGCGTTGCTGCTGCTGCTCTACACCGCCCCGCCGCTGGTCACTGTGGCGGCCCTGGTGGCCGGCGCGCCGGGGGTGGCCGCCGCGGGCCTGGCCGGCTACCTGCTCGGGGTGGCCGGGCGGGTGCTCACCGCCCGGGCTACCGGCGGCCGGTGGTGGCCCGACGCGCTCGCACACCCCGTGTCGGTCGTGGTCCTCGGTTGGCTGACCTCGCGGTCGTACCATCTGCGAAAGCAGCGCCGCCTGACCTGGCGGGGCCGCCCGGTCAGCTAG